The Anaerolineae bacterium genome contains a region encoding:
- a CDS encoding CpsD/CapB family tyrosine-protein kinase, whose product MPLNLITVTDPRSPVAEAYRSLRTNLEFSSLDHPLQTILLTSPGPEEGKSTTLANLAVTTAQTGRRVIVVDCDLRRPRQHEIFGISNGVGLTTMMRDEGALARPPLQETEVAGLWVLPSGPLPPNPAELLASQRMSQIIQRLKELADQVLFDAPPVVAVTDAAVLAGRVDGVLLVIDAGSTKRELARRAKEVLERVNARLIGAVLNNVALDSALHTYYAWNKGEGA is encoded by the coding sequence ATGCCTTTGAACCTGATCACTGTGACCGACCCGCGATCGCCTGTGGCGGAGGCATATCGCAGCCTGCGCACAAACCTGGAGTTCTCCAGTCTGGATCATCCATTGCAAACGATCCTGCTTACCTCGCCGGGCCCCGAAGAGGGCAAATCCACCACGTTGGCCAACCTGGCAGTCACGACAGCTCAGACAGGCCGGCGGGTGATCGTCGTGGATTGCGACCTACGTCGCCCGCGCCAGCATGAGATCTTCGGGATCAGTAACGGGGTGGGCCTGACCACTATGATGCGCGATGAGGGCGCGCTGGCCCGCCCACCGCTTCAGGAGACAGAGGTCGCCGGGCTGTGGGTGTTGCCCAGCGGCCCGCTACCGCCCAACCCGGCCGAGTTGCTGGCCTCTCAGCGGATGAGCCAGATCATCCAACGGCTAAAGGAGCTGGCGGATCAGGTGCTATTCGATGCACCGCCGGTAGTGGCGGTGACCGATGCGGCGGTGTTGGCGGGACGGGTGGATGGCGTGTTGCTGGTGATTGATGCCGGCTCCACGAAGCGCGAGCTGGCCCGACGTGCCAAGGAAGTACTGGAACGGGTGAACGCCCGCCTGATCGGAGCAGTGCTCAACAACGTAGCATTGGACAGCGCGCTGCACACCTATTATGCCTGGAACAAGGGGGAAGGCGCATGA
- a CDS encoding glucose-1-phosphate thymidylyltransferase, with product MKGLILSGGKGSRLYPLTYTNAKQLVPVANKPVLFRVIETIRDAGITDIGVVIGDTGPLIREAVGDGSRWGVQITYIQQEAPLGLAHAVKISRSFLGDERFVMFLGDNVIEGGISPLIRQFAESDWNCQIVLTEVAEPQHYGVAELDGDGRVIRLEEKPKQPRSNLALVGIYMFDHHVFEAVEAIKPSWRGELEITDAIQWLIDAGYRVYPYIHRGWWIDTGKPIDMLDANNRVLEELKPRIDGYVSPDSQIKGRVIIERGAQIISSVIRGPAIIGEESKVINAYIGPYTSIYHHCVIENCEIEHSIVLEHSRIVDVPRIEDSLIGRYVEVTRSQVKPRAYKMTLGDHSKVGLL from the coding sequence ATGAAGGGGCTGATCCTCAGCGGTGGCAAAGGCTCCCGTCTTTACCCGTTGACGTATACCAACGCCAAACAGTTGGTGCCCGTGGCTAACAAGCCGGTGCTGTTCCGGGTGATCGAGACCATTCGAGATGCTGGCATCACCGACATCGGCGTGGTGATCGGGGATACGGGTCCGCTCATCCGTGAGGCCGTGGGCGATGGCTCGCGCTGGGGTGTGCAGATCACATATATCCAGCAAGAGGCTCCGCTAGGACTGGCGCATGCGGTCAAGATCAGCCGCTCCTTCCTGGGCGATGAGCGATTTGTCATGTTCCTCGGCGACAACGTAATCGAGGGAGGGATCAGCCCGCTCATCCGCCAGTTCGCTGAGAGCGATTGGAACTGTCAGATCGTGCTTACGGAGGTGGCTGAGCCTCAGCACTACGGCGTGGCGGAACTAGACGGCGATGGACGGGTGATCCGCCTGGAGGAGAAGCCCAAACAGCCGCGTTCGAACCTGGCGTTGGTGGGCATCTACATGTTCGACCATCACGTGTTTGAGGCGGTGGAGGCGATCAAGCCGTCCTGGCGGGGCGAACTGGAGATCACCGATGCCATCCAGTGGCTGATTGACGCCGGTTATCGGGTGTATCCGTACATTCATCGCGGGTGGTGGATTGATACCGGCAAGCCGATTGACATGCTGGATGCCAACAACCGCGTTTTGGAAGAGCTAAAACCGCGCATTGACGGCTACGTCTCGCCGGATTCGCAGATCAAGGGGCGGGTGATCATCGAACGGGGAGCTCAGATCATCAGCAGCGTGATCCGCGGTCCCGCCATCATCGGCGAGGAGTCGAAAGTCATCAACGCCTACATCGGACCTTATACGTCCATCTACCACCATTGCGTGATCGAGAACTGCGAGATCGAGCACTCCATCGTGTTGGAGCACAGCCGGATCGTGGACGTGCCGCGCATTGAGGACAGCTTGATCGGCCGCTATGTGGAGGTCACCCGATCGCAGGTCAAGCCGCGAGCGTACAAGATGACGTTGGGCGATCACAGCAAGGTAGGGTTGCTATAG
- the rfbB gene encoding dTDP-glucose 4,6-dehydratase: MRNYLITGGAGFIGSNFVRYLLDRYDDIRVVVFDKLTYAGNLDNLLDVQEDPRYRFVRGDICDPEAVAQAIREHEIDTIVNFAAESHVDRSILDPDAFIRTDVYGTYVLLEAARRFGLERMHQVSTDEVYGHVPPGHSSRETDPVAPRSPYAASKASADLMVLAYHVTYGLPVTITRGANNIGPYQHPEKVVPLFATNAIDDLPLPVYGDGRQMRDYQYVLDHCEAIDLVLRRGQIGEIYNVGTGQEMENLAMVEILLDELGKPRSLIQHVEDRPGHDRRYSLNVEKLKALGWQPRHTHEEAIRKTVRWYVENEWWWRKIKSGEFRAYYERQYGRRRILRPEEIVHSSE; the protein is encoded by the coding sequence GTGCGTAACTACTTGATCACCGGAGGGGCCGGGTTCATCGGCTCCAACTTCGTGCGCTATCTGCTCGATCGTTACGATGACATCCGGGTGGTCGTGTTCGACAAGCTGACTTACGCCGGTAACCTCGACAACCTGCTCGACGTTCAGGAAGACCCCCGCTACCGTTTCGTCCGCGGCGATATCTGCGATCCAGAGGCGGTGGCCCAGGCGATCCGGGAGCACGAGATTGACACGATCGTGAACTTTGCGGCGGAGTCGCATGTGGATCGTTCGATCCTAGATCCGGACGCATTCATTCGCACCGATGTATATGGAACCTACGTATTGTTAGAAGCCGCCCGTCGTTTTGGGCTGGAGCGAATGCACCAGGTGAGCACCGACGAGGTGTATGGCCATGTGCCGCCCGGCCACTCTTCCCGGGAGACCGATCCGGTGGCGCCGCGCAGCCCTTATGCCGCCAGTAAAGCCAGCGCTGATCTGATGGTGCTGGCTTACCACGTCACATATGGGTTGCCGGTGACCATCACGCGCGGGGCGAACAACATCGGCCCATACCAGCATCCGGAGAAGGTGGTCCCGCTTTTTGCGACTAACGCCATAGACGATTTGCCTCTGCCCGTTTACGGCGATGGCCGGCAGATGCGCGATTACCAGTACGTGCTCGACCACTGCGAGGCGATTGACCTCGTGCTGCGACGGGGTCAGATCGGCGAGATCTACAACGTAGGCACCGGCCAGGAGATGGAGAACCTGGCGATGGTGGAGATCCTGCTGGATGAGTTGGGGAAGCCGCGCAGCTTGATCCAGCATGTGGAGGATCGGCCGGGGCATGATAGAAGGTACTCGCTGAACGTGGAGAAGCTCAAGGCATTGGGCTGGCAGCCGCGTCACACCCATGAGGAGGCCATTCGCAAGACAGTACGATGGTATGTGGAGAACGAGTGGTGGTGGCGCAAGATCAAGAGCGGAGAGTTCCGTGCCTATTACGAGCGCCAATATGGCCGGCGTCGCATCCTCCGGCCGGAGGAAATCGTGCATTCATCAGAGTGA
- a CDS encoding PIG-L family deacetylase, with the protein MTEQTIIEEKLKRPDWSNVRRVLVIMAHPDDPDITCGGTVIQMARQGIEVTYMILTNGDKGNHNPLITRNQLIAMRKEEQRAAAALCGVKQVLFMGEEDGFLRPTRSLRKRVTREIRRLRPDLIICPNPDHYLVGDNYINHPDHRNAGLVALEAIFPAADNPMFYPDMDDEGYLPHKISQLYVVGHEEMNVEVDITQDIDLKIQAILCHKSQFGNPEEAARRWRERWGERQADGSIRYFERFKGMRFL; encoded by the coding sequence ATGACGGAGCAAACGATAATTGAGGAAAAGCTGAAACGGCCAGATTGGTCGAACGTGCGTCGAGTTCTCGTCATCATGGCCCATCCAGATGACCCGGACATCACCTGCGGTGGAACAGTCATCCAGATGGCTCGACAGGGCATAGAAGTCACGTACATGATCCTGACCAATGGTGATAAGGGCAACCACAACCCGCTGATCACCCGTAACCAGTTGATCGCCATGCGCAAGGAGGAGCAGCGCGCGGCCGCGGCCCTCTGCGGCGTGAAGCAGGTGCTGTTCATGGGGGAAGAGGACGGTTTCTTGCGTCCCACGCGCAGCTTACGCAAGCGCGTCACTCGCGAGATCCGTCGTTTGCGGCCGGATCTGATTATCTGCCCCAACCCTGATCATTATCTGGTCGGCGACAACTACATCAACCATCCGGATCATCGCAACGCTGGCCTGGTGGCGCTAGAGGCCATCTTTCCTGCTGCCGATAACCCCATGTTTTATCCCGATATGGACGATGAGGGGTATCTTCCGCACAAGATCAGCCAGTTGTATGTAGTGGGACATGAAGAGATGAACGTAGAAGTAGACATCACTCAGGACATCGACTTGAAGATTCAAGCGATTCTTTGTCATAAGAGCCAGTTCGGCAATCCAGAGGAAGCTGCGCGAAGATGGCGTGAACGTTGGGGGGAAAGGCAGGCCGATGGCAGCATCCGTTACTTTGAGCGCTTCAAGGGTATGAGATTTCTATAA
- a CDS encoding integrin alpha gives MIRKLMVVLGVLVLAAGVVVADYAPDTSLEGASASFWGEALDDAGGADVAGAGDVNGDGYADFLITAPGRDAGALDAGEVYLFLGRASGWSQDTRLSAASASFRGERAGDAAGNSAAGVGDVNGDGLEDFLIGAPSNDEAGLEAGQAYLFLGRAQGWTSGISLALADASFLGENPGDGAGLDVSPAGDVNGDGLADFLISAPHYNGAAGKVYLILGRSAGWARDVSLANADASFVGEYPGDLAGQSVAAAGDVNGDGLGDFLIGASSNNEASSSAGKVYLILGRTTGWAANVSLARADVSFLGSIRDELVGFPVAGAGDVNGDGLDDFLVGAIGFGDGVNAPEGAGKVYLILGRSGGWGASQSLAAIAAGSFVGEDYYDGAGWSLAGGGDVNGDGRDDFLIGAPDNWEAGEGFGQVYLILGKASGWAQNVSLRGADASFWGERTGSRAGSSLAMVGDVDGDGFDDFMIGAEEDHESDDGAGQAYLLLSAYGTGVASQTQCFAAGDVPRSDFGSTDVQIDFSAGTAGCVTVVKHRERPGDLVNSAAVWWEISTTKTEFVAALTFYYANGEIAGLTEGALQVFWRPDASSPWQALARQSLHPIYNKITVGQVTAFGQYTLAAGAPFAPTSTAPIKIYLPLVRR, from the coding sequence ATGATTCGCAAGTTGATGGTGGTGCTAGGAGTCTTGGTCCTGGCTGCCGGCGTCGTCGTTGCCGATTACGCCCCGGATACCTCTTTGGAAGGTGCCAGTGCCTCGTTCTGGGGCGAAGCACTAGACGATGCCGGCGGCGCCGATGTGGCTGGAGCAGGCGACGTCAACGGGGATGGCTACGCGGATTTCCTGATCACAGCGCCGGGCAGGGACGCAGGAGCGCTCGACGCGGGGGAGGTTTACCTGTTCCTAGGCCGGGCCAGCGGATGGTCGCAAGACACGCGGCTCTCAGCAGCTAGTGCTTCGTTCCGAGGGGAGCGCGCTGGTGATGCGGCTGGCAACAGCGCGGCCGGCGTCGGCGATGTCAATGGCGACGGCCTGGAGGATTTCCTCATCGGCGCACCAAGCAATGACGAAGCCGGTCTTGAGGCTGGTCAGGCCTATCTCTTCTTGGGTCGTGCGCAGGGCTGGACGAGCGGTATCAGCTTGGCCCTGGCTGACGCCTCGTTCCTGGGCGAAAACCCTGGCGACGGCGCTGGATTGGATGTGTCACCTGCCGGCGACGTCAATGGCGATGGCCTCGCCGATTTCCTGATCAGCGCGCCTCACTACAACGGTGCTGCCGGCAAAGTCTATCTGATCCTGGGCAGATCGGCCGGATGGGCTCGCGACGTCAGCCTTGCCAACGCTGATGCCTCGTTTGTCGGGGAATACCCGGGGGACCTGGCTGGGCAGTCCGTTGCTGCCGCAGGCGATGTTAATGGCGATGGTTTAGGAGATTTCCTCATCGGTGCCTCGAGCAACAATGAGGCATCGAGCAGCGCAGGTAAGGTGTACTTAATCCTGGGGAGGACAACCGGATGGGCTGCTAACGTGAGCCTAGCGCGGGCTGACGTTTCATTTCTCGGCTCCATCCGAGATGAGCTGGTCGGTTTCCCTGTTGCTGGAGCTGGTGACGTGAACGGCGATGGCCTGGACGATTTCCTAGTAGGAGCGATCGGCTTTGGCGATGGGGTGAACGCGCCGGAGGGAGCAGGAAAGGTATATCTGATCCTGGGAAGATCCGGCGGATGGGGCGCCAGCCAGAGCTTAGCCGCAATCGCGGCCGGTAGTTTTGTCGGCGAGGACTATTACGATGGTGCTGGATGGTCACTGGCTGGTGGTGGCGATGTGAACGGTGATGGCCGGGATGATTTCCTCATTGGCGCTCCGGATAACTGGGAGGCCGGCGAAGGGTTCGGACAAGTTTACCTGATCCTGGGAAAGGCCTCTGGATGGGCACAGAACGTCAGCCTGAGGGGGGCCGATGCCTCCTTCTGGGGGGAGCGGACGGGTAGTCGAGCGGGCTCGTCCCTGGCGATGGTGGGCGATGTAGATGGCGATGGCTTTGACGATTTCATGATAGGAGCCGAGGAGGATCATGAGTCGGATGACGGCGCAGGGCAGGCCTATCTGTTGCTTTCAGCGTATGGGACGGGGGTGGCCAGTCAGACGCAGTGCTTCGCGGCGGGTGATGTGCCGCGCTCGGACTTCGGCAGCACCGATGTCCAGATTGACTTCTCCGCCGGCACGGCGGGATGTGTAACCGTGGTCAAGCATCGCGAGCGTCCTGGTGATCTGGTGAATTCGGCTGCCGTCTGGTGGGAGATCAGCACCACCAAGACGGAATTCGTAGCCGCTCTGACTTTCTACTACGCCAACGGTGAAATCGCCGGGCTGACGGAAGGCGCGCTACAAGTGTTTTGGCGTCCCGATGCATCATCACCGTGGCAAGCCTTAGCTAGGCAATCCCTTCACCCGATTTACAACAAGATCACAGTGGGGCAAGTCACCGCTTTTGGTCAATATACTCTCGCCGCCGGAGCGCCATTTGCGCCTACCAGTACAGCGCCGATTAAGATATACCTGCCGCTAGTCCGGCGATAG
- a CDS encoding LysM peptidoglycan-binding domain-containing protein, with amino-acid sequence MPVAQTRFWLLWVLSICSLMGQWALTACVPVTPAVPSVDTPASTAATPPTPFFYEVQPGDTLWLIARRFNMDMETLIQVNELKNPDLLQPGQRLLISDRITISGRLLPTATPTPLRCVNGCEKPPPGCEIKAVIARLDGTRLYLLPEDPLYPWRAADLWFCREEDAQRAGWRRWTPYGPRLSEDE; translated from the coding sequence ATGCCAGTGGCTCAGACCCGGTTCTGGCTGCTATGGGTGCTCAGCATATGTAGCCTCATGGGCCAATGGGCCCTAACCGCGTGTGTCCCGGTCACTCCCGCGGTGCCAAGCGTTGATACCCCCGCGTCAACGGCGGCTACGCCCCCCACGCCGTTTTTTTACGAAGTACAGCCGGGCGACACACTCTGGCTGATCGCTAGACGCTTCAACATGGACATGGAGACGTTGATCCAGGTCAACGAGCTAAAGAACCCCGATCTTCTCCAACCAGGACAGCGGCTTTTGATCTCGGATCGCATCACTATCTCTGGGAGGCTTCTGCCTACTGCCACACCCACGCCGCTACGCTGTGTGAACGGCTGTGAGAAACCGCCGCCCGGCTGTGAGATCAAAGCCGTGATCGCGCGGCTGGATGGCACCCGTCTATACCTTCTGCCCGAAGATCCGCTGTATCCCTGGCGGGCGGCCGATCTATGGTTCTGCCGGGAAGAGGATGCCCAACGTGCAGGCTGGCGTCGTTGGACGCCCTATGGGCCAAGGTTATCTGAAGATGAATAG
- a CDS encoding PBP1A family penicillin-binding protein yields the protein MKAGIHSVVVGLLIVFLLPWPMAPIRVIAAGGIPPAAQALDRLTEAAGSPPFQTTRIFDRHGNLLYELVDRGRRTVVSLDQVPITLIQATIATEDKNFYLHEGVDVFAITRALWQNLQAWDIVSGGSTIPQQLARLLLMNEEERYSQNLLRKVHEARLAMQLSQRYSKDEILEMYLNTVYYGQQAYGVAAAAEVYFNKPVSELTLAESALLAGLPQAPNRLNPYVNPSAARERQRQVLDLMRRQGYITEEQMQAALAEEIRLASPRSVPRLAPHFVDYVLDLLLERYGPEGMRQGLQVYTSIDLRYQELAEQIARAQIAEVGPRHGVSNAAVVILHPPTGQILAMVGSVDYYNEQISGQVNMAVRPRQPGSAIKPVLYAAAFDNGWTPATVIWDTPVSYPLYGGRRYAPRNITGRFYGPLRLRAALANSLNVPAVKLLHALGVETMLSTARKMGITSWRGSATDYGLSLAVGGYGVTPLELTHAFATLANNGAYVPLAPVTEIRDSAGRMLFRAQPPDPPIYAVSPVAAYQVTSILSDTRTRQMIFGRTSPIDTSQPTAVKTGTTDNWRDNWTVGYTPYLAVGVWLGNSNGKPMRNSYGFRMAGSIWHDIMEVIWATPNLHDSLGYAGKPLPQDFTPPPGIYVAPVCDLLPGNFNQNCPLAYEEVFAQPENLNRPVPALSITDPFDQQLGYCLPVLKEDMPKHVRLAGAFVPLPQNSQDAAAARQWAARFGLSLRRAGECDLTPVTRPLAQLPPRPEPKRLIKIPEPAPPTAEAIAKPEEKQETMATVALTLGSRATLAQGIHSLNIRSGPGITNPRQGVLLPGQTVEIRAGPRQVGPSPWFEVYVIETQLIGWVNGRYLQVLASPEASIQPLANSDLN from the coding sequence ATGAAAGCAGGAATCCACAGCGTGGTGGTTGGATTGTTGATCGTCTTCCTCTTGCCCTGGCCCATGGCCCCGATCAGGGTTATCGCAGCCGGCGGCATCCCCCCAGCCGCCCAAGCTCTCGATCGCTTGACCGAGGCGGCTGGCTCGCCCCCATTTCAGACCACGCGCATTTTCGACCGCCATGGGAACTTGCTTTATGAACTCGTAGACCGCGGTCGGCGCACTGTCGTCTCGCTCGACCAGGTGCCCATCACCCTCATCCAGGCCACCATCGCTACCGAGGACAAGAATTTCTACCTGCACGAAGGCGTGGACGTATTCGCCATAACCCGGGCGCTCTGGCAGAACCTGCAGGCCTGGGATATTGTCTCCGGCGGCAGCACCATCCCCCAACAACTGGCTCGCCTGTTGTTGATGAATGAAGAGGAGCGCTATAGCCAGAATTTGCTGCGTAAAGTACATGAAGCGCGACTGGCGATGCAGCTCAGCCAGCGCTATTCCAAGGATGAGATCCTGGAGATGTACCTGAATACTGTCTACTACGGCCAACAGGCTTACGGTGTAGCTGCCGCCGCCGAGGTCTACTTTAATAAACCCGTGTCTGAGCTGACGCTAGCTGAGAGCGCTCTCCTGGCAGGCCTGCCTCAGGCTCCCAACCGCCTTAACCCTTATGTCAACCCAAGCGCAGCGCGCGAACGCCAGCGTCAAGTCCTCGACCTGATGCGCCGGCAAGGGTACATCACCGAGGAGCAAATGCAAGCCGCCCTGGCTGAGGAGATCCGCCTGGCCTCCCCCCGGTCGGTGCCTCGGCTTGCGCCGCATTTCGTGGATTACGTGCTTGATCTGTTGCTGGAACGTTATGGCCCCGAGGGGATGCGCCAGGGGCTTCAGGTCTATACCTCGATTGACCTGCGCTATCAGGAGCTGGCTGAACAGATCGCACGTGCCCAGATCGCCGAGGTAGGACCACGCCATGGCGTCAGCAACGCAGCTGTGGTGATCCTGCATCCGCCCACCGGACAGATCCTGGCGATGGTTGGCAGTGTGGACTATTACAACGAGCAGATCAGTGGCCAGGTCAACATGGCCGTGCGACCGCGACAGCCTGGCTCGGCTATTAAGCCAGTGCTCTACGCGGCTGCGTTTGACAATGGGTGGACTCCAGCTACGGTGATCTGGGATACCCCCGTCAGCTATCCCCTTTACGGCGGTCGGCGTTATGCCCCTCGCAACATCACAGGGCGTTTCTACGGGCCATTGCGTCTACGGGCGGCCCTGGCTAACTCGCTAAACGTGCCGGCTGTGAAATTGTTGCACGCTCTGGGTGTGGAGACGATGCTCAGCACCGCGCGCAAGATGGGTATCACCTCCTGGCGTGGATCAGCGACGGACTATGGGCTCTCCCTGGCCGTCGGTGGCTATGGAGTCACCCCGCTCGAGCTCACCCATGCCTTCGCCACCCTGGCCAACAACGGAGCCTACGTGCCTCTAGCTCCTGTCACTGAGATCCGCGACAGCGCAGGCCGGATGCTCTTTCGCGCACAACCGCCTGATCCACCGATCTACGCAGTCTCACCCGTTGCGGCCTATCAAGTGACCAGCATCCTCAGTGACACGCGCACCCGTCAGATGATATTCGGTCGAACCTCACCGATAGATACCAGCCAGCCGACGGCTGTGAAGACCGGCACTACCGACAACTGGCGCGATAATTGGACGGTGGGCTATACCCCCTACCTGGCCGTAGGGGTCTGGCTGGGCAACAGCAACGGCAAGCCCATGCGTAATTCCTATGGCTTTCGCATGGCTGGCTCGATTTGGCATGACATTATGGAGGTCATCTGGGCAACTCCTAACTTGCACGATAGCCTGGGATACGCGGGAAAGCCACTGCCGCAGGATTTCACCCCTCCACCCGGCATCTATGTAGCGCCTGTGTGCGATCTTCTGCCCGGCAATTTCAACCAGAACTGCCCGCTGGCGTACGAGGAAGTCTTCGCGCAACCGGAGAACTTGAACCGGCCAGTGCCGGCGTTGTCCATCACCGATCCCTTTGACCAGCAGTTAGGTTATTGTCTACCGGTCCTAAAGGAAGATATGCCTAAGCACGTGCGGCTGGCAGGAGCGTTCGTGCCGCTGCCTCAGAATTCGCAAGATGCAGCGGCCGCACGACAATGGGCCGCTCGCTTCGGCCTGTCGCTGCGTCGCGCGGGCGAGTGTGATCTCACTCCAGTCACACGGCCTCTAGCTCAGCTCCCGCCGCGCCCTGAACCGAAGCGGCTGATCAAGATCCCTGAGCCGGCGCCGCCCACGGCGGAAGCAATAGCCAAGCCAGAGGAGAAGCAAGAGACTATGGCGACGGTTGCACTTACCCTTGGCAGCCGAGCTACTCTGGCACAAGGAATTCACAGCCTCAACATCCGCAGCGGCCCCGGCATTACGAACCCCCGGCAAGGGGTATTGCTGCCAGGACAAACGGTGGAGATCCGCGCCGGTCCTCGTCAAGTGGGGCCCAGCCCATGGTTCGAGGTCTACGTGATCGAGACCCAACTGATCGGTTGGGTCAATGGGCGTTATCTGCAGGTGTTAGCCTCACCAGAGGCTTCTATCCAGCCTCTAGCAAACTCAGACCTGAACTGA